Proteins from a genomic interval of Meiothermus sp.:
- a CDS encoding SHOCT domain-containing protein gives MGWCPWCSYGYGMMGGWGWLGLLAQLAVLVLLIYLLVRALSRPSREGRDRALEILRERYAKGEIDKDTFERMKRDLNE, from the coding sequence ATGGGTTGGTGTCCTTGGTGTTCTTACGGCTACGGCATGATGGGCGGCTGGGGTTGGCTGGGCCTGCTGGCCCAATTAGCCGTCCTAGTGCTGCTGATCTACCTGCTGGTGCGGGCCCTCTCCCGTCCATCGAGGGAGGGGCGGGACCGCGCCCTGGAGATTCTGCGGGAACGTTATGCCAAAGGCGAGATCGACAAGGATACTTTCGAGCGCATGAAGCGCGACCTGAACGAGTAA